The Desulfatibacillum aliphaticivorans DSM 15576 genome window below encodes:
- a CDS encoding ABC transporter ATP-binding protein, protein MPLLEIKDLSIRFGGLQAVKNYNLTMNPGDIRGLIGPNGAGKTTVFNMMTGILTPTEGQVLLNNWSIEGFQPYQIAARGIGRTFQNLCLWRHMTVLEHVKMACYSKITYGLFGAFFGGARRKREETQMTNKAMDLLALVGLDQFADQLVGNLPYGAQRRMEIARALATDPKILLLDEPTAGMNPEELDQIMEIIRLVHGEYKMAILLIEHRLKFVMELCERIQALVFGEVIAEGEPEEIRNHPQVIEAYLGKEIEY, encoded by the coding sequence ATGCCTTTATTGGAAATTAAAGACCTGAGCATTCGATTCGGAGGGCTTCAGGCGGTAAAAAATTACAATCTCACTATGAATCCGGGGGACATCCGGGGCTTGATCGGTCCCAACGGCGCGGGCAAGACCACCGTGTTCAACATGATGACCGGCATACTGACTCCCACGGAAGGCCAGGTTTTGCTGAACAACTGGAGCATAGAAGGCTTTCAGCCCTACCAGATAGCAGCCAGAGGCATCGGGCGCACCTTCCAGAACCTTTGCCTGTGGCGCCACATGACCGTTTTGGAGCACGTTAAAATGGCGTGTTACTCCAAGATCACTTACGGCCTGTTTGGGGCCTTTTTCGGCGGCGCACGCAGGAAAAGGGAAGAAACCCAGATGACCAACAAGGCCATGGATTTGCTGGCCCTGGTGGGATTGGATCAATTTGCGGACCAGCTTGTGGGCAACCTGCCATACGGCGCCCAACGCAGGATGGAAATCGCCCGGGCCCTTGCCACAGACCCCAAAATCCTGCTGCTGGACGAGCCCACCGCAGGCATGAACCCCGAAGAACTGGACCAGATTATGGAAATCATCCGGCTTGTCCACGGGGAATATAAAATGGCCATCCTGTTGATCGAGCACCGATTGAAGTTCGTCATGGAATTGTGCGAAAGAATCCAGGCTTTGGTTTTCGGCGAAGTGATTGCGGAAGGCGAGCCCGAGGAAATAAGAAATCATCCCCAGGTGATCGAGGCCTATCTGGGCAAGGAGATTGAATACTGA
- a CDS encoding branched-chain amino acid ABC transporter permease yields the protein MTNQQPEIQSNGPSKGVKGFFKAFRSYFSCVPMLGWLAGILAAVLFERFLGDLIAEALGLPKVPVLFGCMIMLKDLHLMPSALAFLIGVYFIPILLVGRALASVFNALAGMIYKISPMFSVVLHLALLYLVLHLWADISAYRVMTLKFTLVAIMLTLSLNVINGYMGEFSCSHPGFMALGAYAASVFTLVLFTNDRFFGEAVLSPSLGVYFFPVAIIIGGFTAALGALVIAIPSFRTRGDYLAIISLAFMFIVKSLIENLEVVGGPRGLGSQPNYASLPMVFGWTVLCIWVINNFVRSTLGKALNAVRDDESAADAMTVNTRRTKMVGFLFGAFWAGAAGGLFAHILRYVNPASFGLQRLAEILAMVYFGGLNSVHGSIVGAVSISLLGEALRPLELFKWIIIPLLLILVMIFRPTGLIAFKEFDVKQLVRPKN from the coding sequence ATGACTAACCAGCAACCAGAAATTCAAAGCAACGGCCCATCCAAAGGCGTAAAAGGCTTTTTCAAGGCTTTCAGGAGCTACTTTTCCTGCGTCCCTATGTTGGGTTGGCTTGCAGGAATATTAGCGGCGGTCCTGTTTGAACGGTTTTTGGGGGACCTGATAGCGGAGGCTCTTGGACTCCCCAAAGTCCCCGTCCTGTTTGGGTGCATGATCATGCTGAAGGATCTGCATCTTATGCCCAGCGCCCTGGCTTTTCTTATAGGCGTGTATTTCATTCCGATCCTTCTTGTTGGAAGGGCCTTGGCCTCGGTGTTCAACGCGCTTGCAGGAATGATCTACAAAATTTCGCCCATGTTTTCCGTGGTCCTGCACCTTGCCCTCTTGTACCTGGTCCTCCATCTGTGGGCGGACATCAGCGCCTACCGGGTGATGACGCTCAAGTTCACGCTGGTGGCTATAATGCTGACGCTAAGCCTGAACGTGATCAACGGATACATGGGGGAGTTTTCCTGCTCCCATCCCGGATTCATGGCTCTTGGAGCCTATGCAGCCTCGGTTTTCACCCTGGTCCTGTTCACCAACGACCGTTTTTTCGGGGAAGCGGTTCTTTCTCCCAGCCTGGGCGTCTACTTTTTTCCCGTGGCCATTATTATTGGAGGATTCACGGCCGCCCTGGGGGCTTTGGTCATAGCCATTCCGTCTTTTAGAACCAGGGGCGACTACCTGGCCATCATTTCTCTGGCCTTCATGTTTATTGTTAAAAGCCTGATCGAAAACCTGGAAGTAGTCGGCGGCCCCCGCGGCTTGGGAAGCCAGCCCAACTACGCCAGCCTTCCCATGGTGTTCGGCTGGACGGTCCTGTGCATCTGGGTCATCAACAATTTCGTCCGGTCCACCCTGGGCAAGGCGTTGAACGCAGTCCGGGACGATGAGTCCGCTGCGGACGCCATGACGGTCAATACCAGGCGCACCAAAATGGTGGGATTTTTGTTCGGGGCTTTTTGGGCCGGAGCGGCAGGCGGGCTCTTCGCCCATATTCTGCGCTACGTGAACCCCGCGTCTTTTGGGCTGCAAAGGCTGGCCGAAATTCTGGCCATGGTTTACTTCGGCGGCCTCAATTCCGTGCATGGGTCCATTGTCGGCGCGGTGAGCATCAGCCTTCTGGGAGAGGCCTTGCGCCCCTTGGAGCTGTTCAAGTGGATCATTATTCCTCTGCTGCTCATCCTTGTCATGATTTTCAGGCCCACGGGGCTGATTGCGTTCAAGGAATTCGACGTCAAACAACTGGTCAGGCCGAAAAATTAA
- a CDS encoding branched-chain amino acid ABC transporter permease, whose protein sequence is MTVFFQSLVNALQWGSFYALIALGYSMVYGVLMLFNFAHGDVFMVGAYISFIVATTLTALAAAGTIAIPGWVVLLLTIVCAMMLNAIVGVIIERVGYRPLREAPRASAAITGLMIGIILETGVLAIMGAQRAKFPSLIQSVTYDVGGVFITNKKIMIVLVSIVLMIALDQFVKKTKWGMAMRAMAFDYTVVPLMGVPANVIAALTFAIGSGLAASAGCLFGVAYPVLDPYMGIVFGWKAFVAAILGGRGSILGATLAGFLLGFIEIFVALIFPSTMRDFIAYSIILLILTFRPHGFFGEPHSARLRL, encoded by the coding sequence ATGACCGTCTTTTTTCAAAGCCTGGTAAACGCCTTGCAATGGGGAAGTTTTTACGCGCTGATCGCCTTGGGCTACTCCATGGTGTACGGCGTGTTAATGCTTTTTAATTTCGCCCACGGGGACGTGTTCATGGTGGGAGCGTATATCAGCTTCATTGTCGCCACTACCCTGACCGCCCTTGCCGCCGCCGGAACCATCGCCATTCCCGGCTGGGTCGTCCTGTTGTTGACCATTGTATGCGCCATGATGCTGAACGCCATTGTGGGGGTGATCATCGAACGCGTGGGCTATCGTCCTTTAAGGGAAGCTCCCCGCGCTTCGGCCGCCATCACCGGCCTCATGATAGGCATTATTCTGGAAACCGGCGTGCTGGCCATCATGGGCGCCCAGCGGGCCAAATTTCCCTCTCTGATCCAATCCGTCACCTATGACGTGGGCGGCGTCTTTATTACGAACAAAAAAATCATGATCGTATTGGTTTCCATTGTCCTGATGATAGCCCTGGATCAGTTCGTGAAAAAGACAAAGTGGGGCATGGCCATGCGGGCCATGGCCTTTGACTACACTGTGGTTCCGCTGATGGGGGTTCCCGCCAATGTGATCGCGGCGCTGACCTTCGCCATCGGCTCGGGGCTGGCCGCTTCCGCCGGGTGCCTGTTCGGGGTCGCCTATCCGGTTTTGGACCCGTATATGGGCATTGTGTTCGGCTGGAAAGCCTTTGTGGCGGCGATTCTGGGAGGGCGCGGCTCCATCCTGGGCGCTACCCTGGCGGGCTTTTTATTAGGGTTCATCGAAATCTTCGTAGCCCTCATATTCCCGTCCACCATGCGCGATTTTATCGCCTACTCCATTATTTTGCTCATTCTCACCTTCAGGCCTCACGGCTTTTTCGGCGAACCCCACAGTGCAAGGCTTAGATTATAG
- a CDS encoding ABC transporter substrate-binding protein has translation MKRSLSLIIGCLVIALALSPNAWAWGKAKVIKIGINAPITGDIPKVGEGTKYAAQMWLEDVEAAGGLEIDGKKYKVELVIEDNEAKAESAVKANTKMITQDEVIAIVGPQSSKQAVPAGGVANDWATPMITPWSTNPDSTKDRPYVFRGCFLDPFQGPVVANFITEEFGATKAAVLYDVASDYPKGLAEFFKIAWEKIHGPGSVVAFESFTTKDADFSSQLTKIIQSGAEVIFTPQYYNEVALIVQQAHELGWQKPIVGSDSWGSAETVNLCGPDCYGLFFSSHYAAAGATGSTKAFIDRYEKKYGYVPDDVAALTWDSLGIVQKAIESMGKLTGNIEKDRTAVRNALAKVKDFEGITGKMTFTEDGDPIKCAVIVKINDKGEFEFYKSVCP, from the coding sequence ATGAAAAGATCTTTATCACTTATTATCGGCTGTCTGGTCATTGCTCTTGCTCTGTCGCCCAATGCATGGGCCTGGGGAAAAGCCAAAGTCATCAAAATCGGCATTAACGCGCCCATAACCGGGGACATCCCCAAGGTGGGAGAAGGAACCAAGTACGCAGCACAGATGTGGCTGGAAGATGTGGAAGCCGCCGGCGGCCTGGAAATCGACGGCAAAAAATACAAAGTGGAGCTGGTAATCGAGGATAATGAGGCCAAGGCCGAGTCCGCGGTTAAAGCCAACACCAAGATGATCACCCAGGACGAAGTGATAGCCATTGTCGGCCCCCAGTCCTCCAAGCAGGCCGTCCCGGCCGGCGGCGTGGCCAATGACTGGGCCACCCCCATGATCACCCCCTGGTCCACCAACCCGGACTCCACCAAAGATCGTCCTTACGTCTTCCGCGGCTGCTTTCTTGATCCTTTCCAGGGTCCTGTCGTCGCCAACTTCATCACCGAGGAATTCGGGGCCACCAAAGCCGCCGTGCTGTATGACGTCGCCAGCGACTACCCCAAAGGTCTGGCCGAGTTCTTTAAAATCGCATGGGAGAAAATCCACGGCCCCGGCTCCGTGGTTGCTTTTGAGAGCTTCACCACCAAGGACGCCGACTTCTCTTCCCAGTTGACCAAGATCATTCAGTCCGGCGCCGAAGTCATCTTCACCCCGCAGTATTATAATGAAGTGGCTCTGATTGTGCAGCAGGCTCATGAACTGGGTTGGCAAAAGCCCATCGTAGGAAGCGACTCCTGGGGCTCCGCCGAGACCGTAAACCTGTGCGGACCTGACTGCTACGGCCTGTTCTTCAGCTCCCATTACGCAGCCGCCGGCGCCACGGGCAGCACCAAGGCTTTCATCGACAGATACGAAAAGAAATACGGCTACGTGCCCGACGACGTCGCCGCCCTGACCTGGGACTCTCTGGGAATCGTGCAAAAAGCCATTGAATCCATGGGCAAATTGACCGGCAACATCGAGAAGGACCGCACCGCGGTTCGCAACGCCTTGGCTAAAGTCAAGGATTTTGAAGGCATCACGGGTAAAATGACCTTTACGGAAGACGGCGATCCCATCAAATGCGCCGTCATCGTTAAGATTAACGACAAAGGGGAATTCGAGTTCTATAAGTCCGTTTGTCCGTAA